The DNA window ACTTCCCAGGtttgcatgtaggcctacacaatgtTTTAGTGTGAATTCCACGAAGGTCTTTGTACATGAGGTCCCCATATCACTGGCAAATCACTGTCCTTACCTTTCCTCAAAAATGCTGACTTTTTCTGGTCAAAGATTTCACTCGACACCAAGGAATAGTTTGAcatcttgtttgttttcatgtttttgaaCACACAGTGATCAGCTATGTCTGCGATGACTTCTTGGCTTAGAGATTTCCCAAGAAAACTGGACATTTTCCGAACAGACTCCTTAAGATCCTGTTTAAATCAAGATGAAAGTGATGATGCACACTAAAATAATTACTCATGTAAAATTATGTTAATACTCTTGTAAAACAAGATTCTTCTATTTCATCCAAATTCAAGGTAATGAAATTGCCATAAATATCAACCAACTTACCATTATCATCTCTTCATAGAATATGTATAAAATATGTTCTTGGTCTTTGACATGTGTCCATCCCTTTACATGGTCAAACCAGGAGCCAAACATTACTGCAAGTAGAAATGGTTCAGGATCTTTACTTAAGCTGCAGTAACATTTCTGATGAAAAGTGTTATAACTTCAAGCTACAGCTATTAGCTTAgctttcagtaaaaaaaaaaaaaaaaaaaaagcatgcctTGAGGTAATAGTGATTGATATAAACATTCCATACCTTTTCCGGTAAGGAACTTTTCCATGAACTCGTCCACCGTTCCAGGATTCACCAGGAATGAAGCCATTTTATGATAATGGAAAGATGAAGTGAAGACATCCTTTGGGTGTCGCAGGACATACAAGACCTGaaggggttaaaaaaaaaacatacaactcAGAATTTTCCCCTCCAATCCATTGACACATGTATCGTACAAATTAATCCTAATGTATAGGATTCTCTCATactcttttctattcttttgtCTGAATGTGCATTTAATTAACGTTTAATCTATTCTCAGATTATTCTCAATAGCCACAACTCTCCCTTGAGGTGAAGTAATATAATTAATTCATATGAATGTTGATGTACTATACCCTTGGCTTGACTTTGAAGAACGACTCTGGCATCATGTTATAGTGGAAGTGAGTTGCAAATATCCGTGGAGAGGGTCTCTCCTCCAGATTAAGGATGCTCGCTCTGTGCTCCTCCAGCCATGGCACTCTGTCCCAGTTGGGAATAGTCTGGACAGGGGTGAGATCCCCCTTACTCTTGATCAACGGGACAATCTCCTGCATCCATGTTGTGCCTATTTGAGCATAAGCCATTTGAGCATACCAAAACGTAAAACCCCCTTTTTAAATGCTTGTGCATGTTACCAGACACTTACAATACCAGTCAAACATTTCGGGTCACTTCGGGTCACAATTTCCATTCcatagacagaataccagctgagatcagttgcatttTTCAggacagcagttttcagattattTTATGTGTTTACATAACTACAAAATGGTTCTTGACTGTTGTACaaagaaatggctgatctttaGCACAATATCTACATTGCCCATTATCAGCaagcaaccattcatcccaTGTTCAAAGGGCAAATTCGGTTTACTAATCTAATAAAatttttaaaagcctgagaaaacattggagaaccctATTGACGCCCGgtttaa is part of the Sardina pilchardus chromosome 22, fSarPil1.1, whole genome shotgun sequence genome and encodes:
- the LOC134070091 gene encoding sulfotransferase 2B1-like isoform X1, which codes for MHLCSIMTEAELYSVYKGVYVPKDFHPPECLRYYEEFNFRQDDILIVTYPKSGRLRTTWMQEIVPLIKSKGDLTPVQTIPNWDRVPWLEEHRASILNLEERPSPRIFATHFHYNMMPESFFKVKPRVLYVLRHPKDVFTSSFHYHKMASFLVNPGTVDEFMEKFLTGKVMFGSWFDHVKGWTHVKDQEHILYIFYEEMIMDLKESVRKMSSFLGKSLSQEVIADIADHCVFKNMKTNKMSNYSLVSSEIFDQKKSAFLRKGTTGDWKNTLTEAQSDHFDAVYEEKMKNVKFHFVWD
- the LOC134070091 gene encoding sulfotransferase 2B1-like isoform X3; the encoded protein is MQEIVPLIKSKGDLTPVQTIPNWDRVPWLEEHRASILNLEERPSPRIFATHFHYNMMPESFFKVKPRVLYVLRHPKDVFTSSFHYHKMASFLVNPGTVDEFMEKFLTGKVMFGSWFDHVKGWTHVKDQEHILYIFYEEMIMDLKESVRKMSSFLGKSLSQEVIADIADHCVFKNMKTNKMSNYSLVSSEIFDQKKSAFLRKGTTGDWKNTLTEAQSDHFDAVYEEKMKNVKFHFVWD
- the LOC134070091 gene encoding sulfotransferase 2B1-like isoform X2 encodes the protein MHLCSIMTEAELYSVYKGVYVPKDFHPPECLRYYEEFNFRQDDILIVTYPKSGTTWMQEIVPLIKSKGDLTPVQTIPNWDRVPWLEEHRASILNLEERPSPRIFATHFHYNMMPESFFKVKPRVLYVLRHPKDVFTSSFHYHKMASFLVNPGTVDEFMEKFLTGKVMFGSWFDHVKGWTHVKDQEHILYIFYEEMIMDLKESVRKMSSFLGKSLSQEVIADIADHCVFKNMKTNKMSNYSLVSSEIFDQKKSAFLRKGTTGDWKNTLTEAQSDHFDAVYEEKMKNVKFHFVWD